A segment of the Sanyastnella coralliicola genome:
GCGGTGGAGGAAGGTAAGGCTCGTACTTCCGAACGGCGATGATCCCGCCGATGATTTCTATATCTAAATCGAACTCTTTGCATAAGAACACGATCACGTCTAGGATACGTACGTTGTTGAAGTTGTTGCTCACAATCCCTTCTAGATCGCTGGCAACGCTCAAATTGATTTCATTCTGAAGACCTAACGAGCGCAGGTATTCGGCAATGCCTACATTCGAAACCGATGTTTCTAGGATCATATCAAGGCCAGGTTGATCTACGACCACAGATTCAAGCTGATTTCTGATCTGGTCATATCGATCTAATTGAGCCGATACAGATGAGGGCAAAGCAAGCGCAAGCAGAAATAAGATGGGGAGTGCAAATTTCACTTAAAGCTAGGTTAATGTGGGCTTAAGTTACCCAATCCGTCGACATGTCAAAAACTATTGACCGAAAGAATACCAAAGGTTTCCTCGACGCTGGTCGTACCATTTGATACGAGCTCAATGGCTTGATCTTTCAACGACTTGAAACCGAATTCTTTAAGTTGAGATATTTCTGGACGTTCTTTTTCACGAATCACAGCTCTAAGTGATTCATTGATAGGAATAATTTCAAATAATGCAGCTCTTCCCTTGTACCCGGTATGGAAACAAGAAGGACAACCTTTCGCGACCTGAACCTTATTCGTTCCAAAGTTCTTTGAAGACAATTCTGAGGGAAGTTGGACCTCATCGATTGAAACTTCTTGCTTACAGTTGTTGCACAGTTTGCGCACCAAACGCTGTGCTACAGAAAGATTCAAGGTTGACGATATCATGTACGAAGGCACCCCCATATCCATCAATCGATCGATGGTTCCCCATGCTGATTGTGTGTGAATGGTAGAAAAGACTAAGTGCCCAGTAAGACTAGCCCGTACGGCCATTTCCGCAGTTTCTTTGTCTCGAATCTCCCCTAACATAATCACATCAGGATCTTGACGGAGGAATGCTCTTAGAGCCTTCGCGAAAGTCAGTCCTATCGCTTCATTTAATTGAAGTTGATTGATTCCTTCTAATGTATACTCGATCGGATCTTCAACGGTGATGACATTGCGTTCGGTTTGGTTGAGGTGTCGCAAACTCGCGTAGAGTGTTGTGGTTTTTCCCGAACCTGTTGGCCCCGAGATTAACACAATCCCTTGAGGTTTTTGAATCCCTTCCATGTAGATTGTCATCTGATTACCTGCTAGACCAATCTTATCAAGCCGAACTTCAGAAGCATCACGCTGCAGCAATCGCAACACTGACTTCTCACCGTACAAGGTGGGTATGATCGATACACGTAAATCAATCGTCTCGATACCTATATCCATCGCAATTCGTCCATCTTGCGGACGACGTTTCTCTGAAATATCAAGCTTCGATTGCACCTTGATCTTGTTGATAAGCGCCGGATAATCCCGTAGTTCCAGTGCGTGCCTTTCGAGCAGGTGTCCGTCAACCCGCATGCGCACTCTTGCTCTGTGCTCGTAGACTTCAATATGAATATCAGAACTGCCCAACTGATCTGCCTCTTGAACGAGGCGAACCAAGAAGTCTTCGGAATAGTTCATGATTTCTGCTCCATTCTGAGCATTGTCTCTACCATAGTTAGTAGAGAGCATGACCATCAATTCATCCTGTGAAACCGTATGCACTTCCACGGTCTTACCCAGCAAAAATTCAACTTCTCGTAAAGTATCAGTTTTATCCCCAAGGGTGTCAGAATAGACTTCAAGCGAGCTGCTGTGATCTGTTTTTGGAACCATGCGGTACTCCCATGCCATTTCTGACGAGATGGCTTGTCGTAATTCTATGTCAAGTTCCTTAAGCTCCATAAGTTTGAATGTAATACTGAACGCAGAAAGCTAAGATGGCTACAATTCCGCCATAACTCACAAAGGGCACGGTATCATTTTCATTTTTTCTAAACAGCAGGTGCAGTATGGCAGCTGATATAAAGCAGGTGATGGTTACCCCAAGCCAAAACTGAGGGGCAAAACATGGTGCCAATGCTACCAAAAACAGAACGTCTCCTAGACCAAAGTATGATTGGAACAGTTGGCGCCAAGGCAGTCTCTTAACCAATAAGTAACCGATAATCGTGATAAGGTAGATGGCAACGATCAGCTCATTCAATAAGAGTTGATCTAACCAAAGTTTAATTCCTATTTGTCTTATGAAAAATGCATTTAGTGCGAATGCAAAGTAGGCCATATGCCATGCCTTCACTTCCCGCTCTCGCCAATCATCACGGATCATCAATAGCAGAAAAAAGAGCGCAAGAAGAACAGGTATGACTTCAATCAGGAACAACCTCTCGTAAGGTTTTATCCTGATCAATCTCCCATACGTTGTACTCGCCATCTCCATCAAAATCTACCACAGCAGTAGCACGAGCCAAGAAACTGTTTGGACTCGCATTGACAATCTCAAAGTCATACTTCCCATTACCACCCTGCGTCACCAGTTTATTTTCTTCGAAGTGAATCGCATTTAGGTCTTCACTGTATTTCGAATGGGTGAAGAAATAGGTCTTCTGAAAACTATGAATAATCCCCAATTGCTGCTGTGCTTCTAAACTATGCGCATTCGATATCAACCCCGTGAAATTCGGAAGTGCCATCAAAATGATGATCCCGATTATCGCGAGTACGATGAGGAGTTCCATGAGGGTGAGGGCGCGTAGTTTGGACTCGTTCATTCTCGTATATATTATTGATCAATGAATAAAGTTAATCGGTTTGTTTCGAATTATTCGTTACCCAAATCCAATTCTTGCATCTTAATCGCGAACAATTTTGAAGAAAAATTTCAGAATTGAACAGCTGGTTTAAGGGTCCTCGGTGCTACTTTCTGTTGGATCGTAGTACAAGGATATTCTCCCTTCAAGACCAAATAAAAGACTCAAAGCTCCCCCAAACCCTGCTTCAAGTCTGTCATTTTCTGTGCTGTAACCCGCATGAAGATTGACAGACCCTCCTGCAGATACCACAGACCCACCGAAATCTACCCTAATTCCCAATCCTTCCAAAAGCGGCATATCTGTGCCTACTGACCCTCTCAATATTCCAGCTCTGGCACCGGCATCTACGTCTAAGCCGATAAACGGATTCTCTTCTGTTCCTTGAAGGTCCACGTGAGCCTCAGCGAATAAAAAATCACCATCTCCTCGGAGGCTAGCGCTTCCATCCGATGTACTAATCTGAAAATCGGCTGATGCAACGGATACTTCTGCTCGTGCATGAACACCATAGCCATCAGAAGTTGCATATGCTTCAGCACTAGGCCCTTCAAATCTGGCATGACTCATGCCACTATCACTAGCAACTAAAACATCTCCAGCACTCGCTTTAAAACCATTTTCGCTGAATTCTATGTAACTACCCCTTCCGCCTTCTCCAATAGTCTGGGTTCTTTCTGCATACAATTCACCTTGCGCGTCATAATATCGATATACCCTTTGGTCAACTGACGCCTTGACATTGATTTCTTCATGAGATAGCTTCTTATGCTTATTTCCTTCACCATCATACCATACATTGTAGACATATACTTTTTCAAGCCCTTCAAGTTCAATTGAGTTTATTACTACATTTTCAGAAAAGGTGTATGGAGAATTATGAGGATAATTCGGAGCTAATGGATCCAAGCTTAAGAATCGACCAATTCTCGAATCATACACGCGATATTTGTAACTGGCTGCTCCGCCTAAGAACTCTTCATCTTCCTCTTGCCCTTGGAAGCCGTACCTGAAGTCATCACCTGAGAACCCTCTACTAGGCATCTGCATACCGAATGGATAGTGATTTGCAATTGCTTGCAAATCTCCTTTTGACTGGTTTACATCTGGCTCGCCACCCACCATTTCTATTAATTTCTTGTCACTGAACAGAGCTCTACTATTTGCCAAGTGATCCACTATTTCATAGGATCTTTCACCTAATGCCCGGCCAAAGTTTGCCTGCTGCTGTTCGTTGTCAAAAATCTTACTAACCTGTTTTGAAAGACCCGATGTGTAATCACGTTCTACAGCAATAGCCCATCCGCTAACAGAAATCATATCATCGCTTAGCACAGAAGAAACTACTGGTTGCGGCGATGGATCATCAGCATCCCCCACGAGAACTATATCGTCGGCTGCACCTTTTACCATCATCATTTCACCATTTATTGTTCTTCGAACATCTCCCACTCCTGCGGCAATAGGGTCTTGGCTTCCACTAAGTACATTCGTTCTGTACAATCCTGCAGTTCCCGTTTCACCTGTGAGGTAAGTATCGTTACTACTCGCCCCAAACTTGCTCATTGATACATACAATGATTGTGATGAAGAAGAAAAGTCTAAGTCTTCAACAATGGTAAGCATGTCAAGAACATTATTCGAAATAATGGCGGCACCAGACATTGTTTCAGAGAGCTGATAAGTTCTCAGCGCATCTTGAAACAATGAATGGTCATATTTGAAAGACAGCAGATTCCCGTTCGGTGAGATACGGATCGGGTTTCGATCTGTCGAAGAAGAGCCCGCTCCAGCTGTATAGGAGTCTAGGACAATCTCCTCGAACGTCAAGTCTCCTTGGTTCATCTGTATGACCACAACTTCTTGAACGAATGGGTTATCCTCACTTGTTCTAGTGGCATAGACATGAATCAATCCACCAGCACGATGATCTTCAATGATCGCGAGATCGTGCTTGTAAGCGTGATTTAGCGAACTCACAGGAACGTTTGTTTCCACGATCGCGCCCATGTTCATTCCGAATAATGTGAACCCAGGCTCTTCCAAGTCTATAATGTGGCGGTATACAACATCATCTTCACCTACAGTGAATAGTGCAAACCGTGAAGAATTCCCTAATTGCGCTGCTTGCATTGAACCGTTCGAGGAAGCAATGATTGGTTCATCTGTTAGGTTCTGCATGATGAAACCGAAACGGTTGTATACCAGTGTAGCGTCGCTTGAACCATTCAAGTTAGCGAAAGACACACTATAGAATACCGGAACCCCATCTTGGTCTTCAGTCAGCAAGACATTTTCTCCTAGGACCGCTCCTTGAGCCATCACCGTGGCCAGACCAGGTGCTTGAACGGGTGCCCCTGAATCATCTGAGTAACCCAACAAATAGGCCTCGTTCGAAGTAATCGTTGTGGTGGCATTCGACATGGTGGTTGTTTGATTGTACCCTGTCCATTGCGCAGAATTTTCAGTTACACGAGTGGTATTCGGCTCTATAATCATTGGTCCAAAACCATCGATGTAATCAATCGTTCGTACTACTGGTTCTTGTAGGCGTTTGTGTACACCTATTCGACTTGCTCCATAAATTGGTTGTTCTGTCAGTCGATACGTTTCTTGGTAGCCACCTTCATAGGTGAAAGTTGACTTTGTGTAATTGGCGGTGATATTTCCCGAACCGTCACGAACGTAATAGGTATATATCCATTGGTCTTGATCAACCAACTGGTTATTGGAAGCAAGCCCAGTGTACTCTCGTGGTTTTACGATTTTCACCGCTCTATTCCCATCTACATCATAGATGAATTCGAGGTCGCTAAGTTCATGCCCACTTGTGGTCCTAGTAATACGCTTGATCTTACCACTCGCATTCCATTCTATCTCATCTATGGATTGTTCCGTATCGGAAATTAGATTTCCAGTTTCATCGTAAGTGTAACTAGAAATTCCCTCAAAATCGGTTTGGTATCCACTAGAAGAAATGGCATCAGCTACTTGAATTAACTGATTCTTGCGATCAGCCATTGGCACCCCTTGGTTATAGTAATAGGACAATTCATCCATACCGATTCCTGCTTCGCCGTGACCATTCCTGTTCAAAGACATGATATTGCCATTGGCATCGTAGGAATAATCAACGGCATAGTCTTGTGTCGCATTCCAAGAACCCAGCCCAGGATCACCTACATAGTATTGGAAATCTCCTGACTTGATTCGATTTAACTGGTCATAGCGGTACTTGTAGGCAGTCTTCTGTTGGTATTGAAGATCAGTTCCTGCTGGAAGAACAGAATAGTCGAAGTTCGAAGACCAAGTAGCAATGTTTCCGTTATAGAGATTACGATCGGCATCTGGGGTGAGCCCAGCGTTAAGGCTATTAAACTCAGAATTTGTCTTCACGAAGTCTCCTTCATAGTACGTCAGCACCATTCCGAACAAATCATCCGCAAACTGATCATCCAGTTCACTGGAAAGAAGATCGTCGTGGTTAATCGCTTTAATCCACCCTTGAAGCGTGTAAGCGTAATCAATTCCTTGAATTTTATCCTCACCTATTTCAAGACGGGCAAGAGGTCCGTGTTTGTAATAAACATATCGTGCGTCTTGATCCCAAATCACCTCATCCGTAGATGTGTATACGTTAGTCAGTCGATTGTCAGCGTCGTACTCATATCGATGATAGAATTGATCTGGCTCCCCATCGCTGTAACTGAATTGGGTTACATTGCCGGAGAACAAATCATAATCGTACGCCATGAATCGCGTACCAATTCCGGGAACCGATTGAGCGAGCCATTCTACATTCCCGTGAACATCGTAACTGTATTTATTAGCCGTCTGATCATCGATTGTACTGAAATCACCATCTTCATCATAGACACGTGAACTGACCCGGTTCTGCAGATATCTTTGAGCTTTGCCTTGGTAAGCAATTGACGCTGATTCGGAGTATCGTGCTCTATTTACTTCTTTCGCATTAGGAGCCCAAGCCATGTTATTGACATGGGCACTTGGGTTACCGTCTTCGTCATCACATTCCCCCGACTCAATTGGACGCCCTAATTCATCATATTTTGAGTAGGACAGTTTACTGTCCACCAACTGTTGAGCATCTTGAGAATAGCGCAATTGACCAATGGCATCGTAGAACATATCCTTATCTCCCCCATCCGGAGTTGAAGTATGGGTTAGTTGCGCTAGACTGTTATATCCATACTGCGTGATAAAGCCATGTTCTGGCAGATCGTTATCAACATCCGTGTAAACCACTCCTTCCGGTGGTATCGTTCGATGTAGATTTCCAGCACGGTCATAGTAGAATAGCGTGTAATGGTGGTACCCTAATGAATAACTCACTTGGAATGAGTCATTCAAGTTCTCAGGTGATGCACACTCTTCTTCGTACTGCGCTTCAAATTGATCTAAGTATTCTTCTTGAAAGTCGAAATTCTGTTGATCAAGAGAAAGCTCAATCGCTTGAATAGCTAAATCTTCACACGAAGGAATCGCAAGGTATTCACCTGCTGGAACGGTCAATTCTTGCCATTGGAAACAGAATGGTTCGAAGCTACACGCAGGAACTGTCATAGGATCTGATAGTTCAGATGTAGTGCCGAAGATTGCAAGCCAATCGTAGATATCACTATTTGGCGTGGCCGCTGTGTAATATTCTGGCCCTCCATTGGAGAAATAAGACAATGATGCCCTTGAAACGGTTACCGTTGCAACAAGTTGATCTCCTTGGTTATATGTTGGGTGGTCCTGTAACCAATCGAAAGTCCACTCTCCATTTATATCAGTGATTGTTGTCCCAAGATATTCAGGAGCTTGATCAATCGTATTGGTCTTGTACAAATTGATGTAACAGTGTTCACATGGATTCAATCCGTCTGAAGCAGGCCCGGTCTGTAAGTCTGCCGCGAAACCCTCAATATGATCAACCGTTAGCGAGTTAATATCGATCATTGGTGGTACCGCTCGGTAGTTATAACCTAAAGTTGAGTAAGAACCAATTGCCTTGGTGCAATTGAAAATACTATTTCGATGAATCGCGGTACCATGACCTTCAGTATTGCCTGTTTGGAATCCAGCGTTGTTATTTCTCACGCCGAAGCTTCCGCCAACGATCCAGTTCCCTCTGCCGACTTCCCAGCCACCAATGAGGTTATGAATACTTGGTGGGTTAATTTCAATGCCTGCTAAACTGAAACTTAGGCCTGGATCTCCTGCCATATTGGTCCCAATAACATTACCCATCGCTGCATTGAACCTACCTTCAAATACGATCGCCTTGGAGTTAATTCCAGATCCGGAAGTAAAAACACAGTTGTACACTGCAGCACTTGAGAAAGATAATTCAGTATCTTCACCGAAGCCTAAATCGTACGTTCTTACCGCAATATTTTCATAAGTAGATGCCACATGAAAACCTAGGCCAGAGACGATTAGACTCCCCTCCACATCAAGAATTGCAGAATTCAACGAGGAATAAACGTTGGTATTTCTTATGCTGATTACAGGGCCTGAAACATCAAATCCAGATCCAGTCGAAGAGTATCCATCGATATATATGTTTCCTGTAATGATAGGTAGCTCGTTGACAAGATCGATGACTACAGGATATGCGTCCAAATCAAAGAGTATTCGTGCGTTGCCTGTAGGTGCATTATTAGCCAGTTGAATGGCTTCTCCTAGAGAAATGAGCCCATCTGCTGCATCGTAGACATCTTGATCTGTATCGACTATATATGTATTGAAATCAAACCCTTCAACTCCTATCAACCAAGGAAAGTGTATCCATGCAAGATCTTCTGCAGCTGAGGTTAAATCGTCGTAATTGACTACTAGTGTATTGTTGTACAACCCCAAATCCAGGAATTCATGGTCTACAGGAGCAATGGAGTAGTTGGTTGGTGAAAAGACTGTTTCATCGATCACATCATATCCTGGTGCACATGAGCCAGACCCATCAGTAGGTTGGATATCAAATCCAGCCGACATCACTTGTTGATACAAGTTCATTTCTTCAGTGGTTCCAGCAGTTAAAAACTCTCCCAATCCGTCGTACTGAGGAGTTAATTGACAGTCTCCTTTACAATGTTCGACCATGGCATTGACCATGCACTGTACCTCTGACCACGTGTAGCTGAAAAAATCAGGGTTGGCCAAATCTACCGGGGCAATAGGTGTGCTCCCTGAAATGTATTCTAAGCCATATGTGTAATCCTGAACGAGATAGTTCTCATCGAAGTCTTGGATATACAATCCTTGTGCATGAATCATTTGAATAATGCCTGTCTCGAAGGCATCTCTTCGTGTTTCACATACATCTTCACAAACAGAAATGAGATCTTCTACAGGTTCCGTCGCAGATAAATACCCATTGTAGGGAGCTTGACCTTCGACACATGCCGCGAAGTCTTGCCACGCCAAACGCGAAGCGAAATTCCCCGAGAATAAATTCGGTGAGGCTTCATCGTCCCCGATTAAACAAGACGGAGAGACACAACCGAAAATTAGTTCTTCGCATGCGGTGCTCGCGGCAGGGTTGTAGTAAATCCATCGGTAGGCGTTCTCGCGGGCCTTAGAGGCGATGAGCGTGTAACCTTCAATGCGTTTGCCTTGGCATTCTACAAAGGCATCTACGACATCGTAGTCTAGACTGGAGTCTGAACCATCCAATGCATTGTAAGTGTCTTGATAAGTCTGGGTGAGCATCATCCAGCACATCCACATCTCAGAGCATTGGTAGTTTTGATCCCACACAGGAGATACATTTTCCGGAGATTCCAAAGGATCCACTCCTTGATAGAAAGTGCTAAAAGTGCTCTCGTAAGGGTGATCCACCATGTTGTTGATCAAATTCACAAACTCTGCCTGAGAATATTCTCCAAGGAAAGCATCACCGTATACAAACGACTGACCATCCCAGTAGTTAACAAAGTGGTTGTAGAAGTAATCGCCTAACGTTTCCCCTGCATCAAGTGACGGGCAGTAATTTTCATCGCAAGTTGAGACTGGTATAGAAACGACATAACATCCCGGAATAATTTCGAGGTCAACGGACTCTGGGTAGGTGTTAGCGTCATCTAGGTTCCAATTCACATCATTGTAACCGTCTCCATCAGAATCATAGGTACCGTTGGCCTGTAGATAAGACAAGACTGCATCATAATCACCAACCTCGAGCAAGGTTTGGAGTACACTTAAACCAGCATCGGCATTGGCTTGGTATTGTTCCTCTAATAAATTTAAATGATGATCAAGCCAAGAGATCGGAGTCTCACCGTCAGTGTTCACGTTGTTGACATGTACCTTTCTAGTGAAGGTGTATGTGCCAGGAGGTAAATCCCACGAATTCACATAGCTCCAGGTCTCAGGTGTCCAACCAGGATCACCACAGTTCAATTCAGAACTTGGAATGGCGTGAGTAGCTACCAAGCCTAAGCTGGCTAGTTCAGGACAGCTATTGCTCTCAACCCAAATCTCAATGATATAATCACATGATGAACAATAATTGGCACACAAGGCGTAAATGTCATTCGCGGTAATCGAATAGTCTATCGAGACCACCGTGCTGGGCTCTTCTACGAGTGTTACTTCGTGCGAGGAAAAAATGGTATTAGGCCCCATCATCATATCAGACTCAATATCTTGAGTCACTATTAGTGGGTCATCATTCGCACTGTCCAAATGTTCCAATGCGCCTTCAGCTCCTGTTCTAGCCAAACATGTTGCAATGGTTTGACCAGATTTAGAGGTGTAGGTCACGTTCGCTACTTTATTCGGATCAATCGTAATCGTTTTAACCACTGTTTCGGCATCTGGTGCTTCATCTCCAAATACACGAATCAGCTCATCATCAGCCACTGCTGTAGTATGCACTATAGTTGTTCTTGAATTTGGACTGGTCGCATCTCTCATTCTGAAAGTTTCGCCTAAGCCAGCTTGCTCAATAGCACGGTCCGTTCCGTCATTGCTGAATCTTACCCGGGTGTATGGATATCCTTCAGAAGAAGGAATTCTAGGGTCTGGATTTAGATCACTGTAGTAATCGAAATAAGGATTTCCAGAAATATCGACTGGATTTGGATTTTGGTGGTCACGATCGAAATGCTTTGCAGTGAAAAGCACTCCATCTGATTCTGTCATGAAGTGATCGATATATCCAAGGGTCTTCTGTCCGGTTGGAATCGCCATTGAAGTGACTGCAGGTCGTCCCATGTAATCCATTACACTCTGTTGAGCAACGACCTTCCGATTTGACTGACTTAGCGCTTGATTCTGGGTGGATTGCAACAATCCGTTGGCAAACGACAATTGCTCTGCAATCTTTACGTTCTCAGCAAAAGAGCGTGAGTAAACCCAATTTCGGTCTTCATCGAATTGTTGGTAATAACCCACCACAGGGCCAGTGCCGATATCATAGGTTCCATCAGTATTATCGTAAGCTACGGGTGAAAGATCCTCAGGCGTTGTAGACCATACACCATAATTCCGTTCATCTGCCAGTCCGTCAGAATATAAATTCCCAATTGGCCTTACTCTCCAAATGTAGAATCCCGTTCCTTCCATGAGAGATAGCGAAATCTGGGTAGCTCCATCTTCTACCTCAACCTGTAGGGCTTGGCTCCAATCTACGAATCCAGAGACTTGTGTTTCTATTAATGTTGAATTATCGGGCATGGCACCTCCCGGTGCCCCGTTAAATTCATGGTACAGTTTAAGCAACTGAACTTGATAACCCGGGAACTCTTCAACACAACCTACCGGACTCCATTGCATGACAGCTTTACCTGTTTCAGTATCAATGTAGAATCCAGTGTTCTGCACAAGTGGTCCTCCGAAAGAGACGTTGCTTACTCCGTATTTGAACTCTTCTTCGTACGAACAAATTAAACGCACCGCGTCGGTTCCCACAGAGTTCACTGCACTGTAATTCGAAACGGTAATTAAAATGGCGTGTGTTTCTGGATGAATTTCTGTGAATGGATACCTAAATACCTCTTCTGGTTCATGTTGATTAATCAACATATCGGTCGTTTTTGAATCCAATAGCTGTGTCATTCCTGCGTCAGCAAAGAAATCAACTTGTAGGTCCAAACCATACCCGAATTCATTCATTCCGTATTCATAAATATCCCCCATATCAAGACGGATATTCACGTATGCATGGTCAATCTGTTTGTCAACGCAAACTTGTCCTTCACATCCATTGATAAAGAGTGCCTGAGAATTAAAGCTTGCCAAATTTCCATCTCCGATAGTGAACTGACTTACTTCAACCAGGTCATTCGGGTGCACATATATTGAAATGTCTTGCGTCGTTCCTTCTCCACATCCTGATGAATTCGCTGGCGTAACCTGAAGAGAATAAGTTCCTTGATCAGGCCAATTCACCGAAATCTGATTCGTCCCTTGTCCAGAGGAAATCCATGCGTTATTTCCTCCTTCTATATTCCACGTATAGCTAGAGGCGTTATTGACAGGATCCACCATATATGAGTAGGAATCAGTCGGACTGTCGCAAATGGATGACGGACCTTGGATTGGCCCTGTTGGACTTGGAGGATTTGCTAGACTTAAGTTGATTGCGGTCGTCTCTGTACCACATGAATTGATAGCAGTTACTTCAACCATTCCCGAAGTAGCATAATCATCAATCGCCAAGATGAACTCAGGATTCTCACCTAATGTAGGAAGGATAGCAGAATTGATTTCTGTGAAGTTTTCGTTTAGGAAGGTAACACCAGAACCTCCATTGTAATTTAAGGTGTATTGAACGTTCTCTAGCCACGGGTTTGCCCAGAAATAATCGAAGCACGGATCAGTCTCTGCTTTCGTAGCTACTTCTACCTCAACCATTCCTGTTGAGCTACAATTTATTCCTGAAAGATCAGATAAGGGGTTCGCCTCGAAAACGCTGTATTGACCAGGGTCAGCCATCACGATTATATCTCCCGAATCCCCATAAGGATTGGCATCACACCCCGTATAATAAGCCTCCACCGTAACACGATGATAACCCACTGCATAGGGGTCAGAACTGTCAAATTGATAGTTCAATTCTGGGCCTGTCGAGACTGTAATATCTTGATCTAAAATCGAATAGGAACCATCGCAATCTTGTCCATAAGAATCAATGGTCCAATGATATTCAGCTGCATCGCTAGTGGCTGAAGCAGATTCTGAAGTTAACTGCCATGAAAAATCAGTGTCTACACACACCTTTTCCTCATTCAAGAGGTTGTCA
Coding sequences within it:
- a CDS encoding GspE/PulE family protein, translating into MELKELDIELRQAISSEMAWEYRMVPKTDHSSSLEVYSDTLGDKTDTLREVEFLLGKTVEVHTVSQDELMVMLSTNYGRDNAQNGAEIMNYSEDFLVRLVQEADQLGSSDIHIEVYEHRARVRMRVDGHLLERHALELRDYPALINKIKVQSKLDISEKRRPQDGRIAMDIGIETIDLRVSIIPTLYGEKSVLRLLQRDASEVRLDKIGLAGNQMTIYMEGIQKPQGIVLISGPTGSGKTTTLYASLRHLNQTERNVITVEDPIEYTLEGINQLQLNEAIGLTFAKALRAFLRQDPDVIMLGEIRDKETAEMAVRASLTGHLVFSTIHTQSAWGTIDRLMDMGVPSYMISSTLNLSVAQRLVRKLCNNCKQEVSIDEVQLPSELSSKNFGTNKVQVAKGCPSCFHTGYKGRAALFEIIPINESLRAVIREKERPEISQLKEFGFKSLKDQAIELVSNGTTSVEETFGILSVNSF
- a CDS encoding type IV pilin protein, with protein sequence MNESKLRALTLMELLIVLAIIGIIILMALPNFTGLISNAHSLEAQQQLGIIHSFQKTYFFTHSKYSEDLNAIHFEENKLVTQGGNGKYDFEIVNASPNSFLARATAVVDFDGDGEYNVWEIDQDKTLREVVPD